ACGCTCGCCGATCCGTCTCAGCTCGAAGCCTTTTCATCAGCCCGCGTGCGCAAAGACCTGCAACCGCCTGGCCGATGGTCGCCGATTCCAGTTCCAGTTTCTTGGCGATTTCAGCCTGCGTAAGGGCAGGATCGCGAAGAAGTTGTCCGATGATCCTCCACTGTGTCTGATTGAGACCGATCCTGGCGACCCTCGCATCGTACACTCTGCGCGCGCCGCGACTGATCTCGTCCATAAGATAGAGAATGCGGTCATTATCGGTGATGACCTTCTGCCGACGCTGAGACCGTGACATGGTATCTGGTTTTTCATCCATAGCGCTGTGTAGTCGGATAGCCTCGGATGCCCAAATGCAAACTGCTAAATGCCTTTACTATTTGACTCACGGCTCATAGGGCGCGAGACGCGTTCACCTTTTACTGAGGCTGCCGAAAGAGTCAGATGACCGATAACTCCAACCAACCGGAGCAGGAGGGCACAACCCCAACGAAACCGCAATCGCGTCGTGGCTTGCGCATCGTGCTAATCATCGTTGGTCTTGCCGTGCTGCTTGGCGGGATCTGGTGGTACTACCGGCACGTAACCTACGGACAGTACATGCAGTCGACCGATAACGCCTATGTCGCTGCCGACAGCGTCGTTATCTCTTCCAAGGTAGCGGGATACGTCGAAGAGGTCTTCGTGGGGGAGAACGAGCAGGTTGCTCGCGGCGGAGCCCTCGTACAACTGGATTTGCGGGATTATCAGGCGCAAGCGCAACAGGCGCGCGCGCAGATCGCTGCGACCCTGGCCGGTGCCGACACAATCCGTTCTCAGGTAGCCGAACAGGATGCAGCCATTCGCCAGGCGCGGGCCCAACTCGCCGCCGCGCGCGCAGCACTGGACCTCGCGAACGACCAGGTGGCGCGATATCGGCCCCTTGCCGCGACAGGAGCCGAACCGCGGGAAAAGCTAGACCAGTATGAGGCGCAGGCGCGGCAGGCGCGGGCCGAACTCGCCGCTGCGCAGGCGGCGGTGGCTGCCGCGACCGCTCGCCGGGGGACCCTGTTCGAGCAGATCAGCCAGACCCAGGCGCAGGCGGACGCTGCCCGCGCTCAGCTGGAAACAGCCGACCTTACGGTTGAATCGACCTTGCTGCGCGCCAGCAAGGCCGGCCGCGTCGGCGATCTCTCGGTGAGGGTGGGCCAGTTCGTGCAACCGGGTCAACGTTTGATGACGGTGGTTCCGGTGAACGCGATCTACGTGACCGCGAACTTCAAAGAAACGCAGGTCGGCCTCATCCGGGCCGGCCAGAGCGTCAGGCTCGAAGTTGACGCCCTGCCAGGCCTTGAGATCGCGGGACGAGTGGTCAGCATATCGCCGGGAACGGGCGCGGAATTTTCCATCCTCCCCCCCGAAAATGCCACCGGCAACTTTACCAAGATCGTTCAACGGATACCCGTCCGCATCGCTATCGATGCTCCCCCTGAAGTGCGGCGTCTGCTCGTTCCCGGCATGTCGGTAGTGGCTACGGTCGACACCCGGAATGCTGCCGGCGAATTGGAAGAGATCTCGAGTCGGACTCAATGACCGAGATACTGGCAGCGCAGGACACTTCGATCGGGCCGGCCGGGAGCCGAAAGAACGCAGACGTGACTGCCTGGGTCGCTGTGGCCGCGGGCGCGCTCGGCGCCATGCTCGCGACGCTGGACATATCAATCGTCAATTCCGCACTCCCCGTCATTCAGGGCGAGATCGGTGCCACAGGCGCCGAAGGCACCTGGATTGCTACGTCATTTCTCGTTGCTGAAATCGTCGTCATTCCGCTGAGCGCTTGGCTGGAACGGCTGTTCGGTCTGCGAACCCTCCTCATCATCGCGGTCAGCGCGTTCACCGCATTTTCGGTGCTATGCGGTGTAGCCACCGACCTTACGACCATGATCATTGGCCGAACGGGCCAGGGCTTCATGGGCGGAGTCCTCATTCCGACCGCAATGACTATTGTGGCTAAACGATTGCCGCCGCACCAACAGCCAATCGGAATGGCCCTGTTCGGCATGACTGTGGTTCTTGGCCCCGTGATGGGGCCATTGATCGGCGGCTGGCTGACCGAGAACCTGAGCTGGCACTATGCCTTTTTCGTCAATGTGCCAGTCTGCGCAATCCTGCTGCTCTTGCTGTTTATCGGGCTGCCTCACGAGAAGCCCAAGTGGGAATATCTCACGGACGCCGATTGGGCGGGCATTGTCGGGCTTATCTTGGGGCTGGGCGGACTTACGGTCGTCCTTGAGGAGGGCCACCGCGAGGAATGGTTTGAATCCTCTCTCATTCGCTTGCTAACGATGGTGACCATTATCGGCTTTGCCTGTTTGATTTACGGACAAGTGAAAGCACGCAAGCCGGTCTTGAAACTTCGGCTCCTGTTCAATCGACAGTTCGCCAGCGTCGCGATCATGGCGCTCGCCCTGGGCATGGTGATGTATGGTTCGACCTACGTTATCCCCCAGTTCCTCGCGATCATCTCTGACTATAATGCTTTTCAGACGGGACTGGTCATCTTCTGGATGGGTGTCCCGGCCTTTCTCCTGATGCCGGTTCTGCCCCTGATGATCCGCAAGGTGGACATCCGCATTGCCGTCGGCACCGGAATGCTGCTGATGGCGATCAGCTGCTTTGTCAGCACGAGTCTGACCGCCGAATCCGGCGGCGCTGTCTTCACTGAAAGTCAGCTTATCCGCGGGGCCGGAATGATACTTGCGATGATGTTCCTGAATCAGGCAACGGTTGCGTCGGTGGCCAAGGAAGACGCGGGCGATGCCTCGGGCATTTTCAACGCGGCCCGCAATCTCGGTGGCTCTTTCGCTCTTTCGGCACTGGCATCGTTCCAGGACCAGCGGATCTGGCATCATAGCCGGCGGATGGAAGAGACCCTGAATGCGAACAGCGTTTCGCTACAGGACTATCTCGACGGGCTGGCGCGAAACTTCGGCGGCATGGAGGGGGCGATGGCCGTCCTGAGCCGCACCCTCCAACGCGAGGCGTTCATAATGACCTACAATGATGTGTTCCTGGTTATGGGGATTCTGACCCTCGCGACGGTTCCGCTGGTCCTCTTCCTGAGGCCGCTTCCAAAAAATGTCTCCCTTTCGATGCACTGAGCCCTACACGATGCGCCACTTGCTACCTCCGATTATCACTATCGCCTTGCTAGCTGGATGCACGGCAGGGCCCGATTATGCAGGCCCCCCGGAAGTTGTGTCAGCAGACACGGGCACTCGCTTTGTGCGCGCTGGCAGTGATGTGAGCGCATCTGATCCGGTTGTCGCTCAATGGTGGCTGCTGCTCGGCGATCCCGAGTTGGCGCGGCTGGTGGAGGCTGCGCTGTCCGGCAACCCTTCGCTCGCCGCAGCGCAGGCGCGCATTGCCCAGGCACGGGCATCCATCAGGCAAGACCGTGCGGGTCGAATGCCATCGCTTGGGGCACAGGCCACCACCGTGCAGGGCCGGCTTCCTGGTCTCGACATTCAAGGCGGGGCGCCCCCCCCGTCAGAGCAAACCAATTCCGACGCAGAAACCGATGACTCGCTCAGCTTTTTCAATGTGGGCCTTAACGCCAACTGGGAGCTGGAGTTCGCCGGTGGCTCGCGCAGGCGCATTGAAGCCAGCAATGCCCAAGCTGCTGCAACGGTGGCCAATGCAGAGGACGCAAAGGTCCAGTTGACTGCCCAAGTGGCCAGCACCTACGTCAATTTGCGGGAGGCCCAATTCCGCGCAGAACAATTTGAGGCGCAGATTTCGTTGCAGGAAGAGATCCTGGCGCTGACATACCAACGCTATCAGCGCGGTGCATTGCCGCTTTTCCCGGTAGGCACCGCGAATGCCGAACTGCAGATGCTCAAGTCACAACTTGCCGAAGCTGAAGCGGATATCGCAGTCCTGTCTGATGCACTCGCTATACTGACCGGACAGGTGCCGGGATCAGTTGATGCAGCGCTCACGACTGCGCATTCCATTCCCATGCCGCCAGAGCAGGTCGCGATCGGCGATCCGGCAAGCCTGGTGGCGCGTCGGCCTGACATAAGGGCGGCCGAACGGTCTCTTGCCGCGTCGACGGCGCGGATCGGGGTGGCCGAGGCGGCGCGGTTCCCGAAATTGTCCTTCACAGGGATCCTGGGCCTCGGCGGATCCTCGTTGGACGACGTTGTCGATGTCGGCGATTTCTCCGCACTCGCGATTCCGCGCCTCCAGTGGAATTTTCTGGATTTCGGCAGGGTAGACGCTGCGATCGACCAAGCCGGGGCAGCGCGCAACGAAGCAGTCGCCAATTACCAGCAGACGGTGCTTCTGGCACTGCAAGACGCCGAACGTGCCTTGGCTCGCTTCGGCCAGCAGCGTGTTGCGCTCGCTGCCAGTATGCAAATCAAGAAGCAGGCTGACGTCGCGGCAGACCTGAACCGCCAACGTTTTGCCGCAGGAGCGATCTCGAAGGCTGACCTCAACCGGGCCCTGCGAGAACAGCAGCAGGCCTCAGGAGACCTCGTCCGGGCAAGAGGCGCCCTTACGCTGTCGTGGATTGCGCTGCAGAAGTCGCTGGGCCTTGGGTGGCAAGAGCCTGTTCGAGATCAATAGTCCCGCGGCGCTGATCAATTGATCCGGTTGACGAGAAGTAAGCGCCCCTGCCGCTGGCGACCAACTTGCCGTCGGGCTCGAGAACCCGGGTTTCCGCCACCGAAATCTGTCGCCCGATCTTCACGATCTGTCCGTGAGCAGTGAGAGGTCCTGAGGTTGCAGGACGGTGGTAATCGACATGCAGATCGGCCGTCGCTCTCGCCGCGACGCCCCCGGCAAGCAGAGTATAAAGCCCGGTGAGGTCGACCAGTGAAGCCAGGACCCCTCCATGCGCCGACCCAATCATAGGGTTCGACACGATCTCTTCGCGCCATGGCATGGTGATCGAGATTGACTGGTCGGAGCATGTTGCAATCTCCAGCCCAAGCCATCGGTGAAACGGCGCGATATTCAGCATTTCCTGCAAGCGCTCTCGATCGATCATAGCTCCCTCGTCCCCTGTGGCTGAGCCGTATCGGATGAGTGATAGCGCCCTAGGAAATCGACGATAGCGGCGGAAAAGGCATCGTTCGCATCGCCCACGACCATGTGCGTGGCATCGGCAATATCGGTGTATTCTGCATGGGGGGCGAGTTGTCGCAGATGCAAAACGGCCTCTTCGGAAACAAGATCGCTAGAGCCGCCTCGGATGAGGTGAAGCGGAAGCGTGAGATTCGCCGCAGCTTGGCTCAGCATTGCCGATTGACGTTCTTGGCTGTCTGGGTCGCCTTGTCTGGCTGACATTATATTACGGATAAACACCGGGTCCCAGTGCCAATAGAAGCGCCCATCCGACTTCTGCCGCAGATAGTTTTTCAGACCATCGCTCGCGCCCCGCTTGGGACGATGCGGTATGTAGCGAGCGATCACGTCGGCCGCCTCCTCTGGTGAGGCGAAGCCGCTATCGACATGCTCTTCCATGAAACCAACCACGCGCATCACACCGCTGGGCTCCATGCGCGGGGCAATGTCGACCAATGTGAGTGAAGCAAAGCTACCTGGAGCAAGCTCCCCTGCGGCAATCAGTCCAGCGAGCCCGCCCAGTGAAGCGCCAACCAGCGCTGGCTTCTGGTCCAGGCGCGACGCTGCAGCGACCAGATCCGCCGCGAAGTCGCGCATTTCATAAGCTCCGCATGGCGACCAATCGCTGTCTCCGTGACCGCGCATGTCGAAGGCGATTGCGCGAAAGCCGGCTTGAGCCAGCTCGCTGACCACCCTTCTCCACGCGCGCCGTGTCTGCCCGCCGCCGTGCGCAAGAAGGACGGGTTTAGCGTAGGCATCCCCCTCAGCCTCGGCTGTAAGAGAAATCGCGCCTGCGCCCTCAATCGTAAAGGTTTCTCTCGCCATCTCCGGATGGTAGGAAAGGCGCGCTAAATAGTAAACCAATTTAGTTTGTGGCTCTCGGCTCCGTGTTGGCTGTCCTGCAGGGGCGTTTCAACGACGGCAAAAGTCTATGCCAAGAGGGGTTTCTCCAGACCATTCTCTAATGCACCGGCTTGCGATTCGGTCAGTAGTCGCTGTCCGCTTAATCCGCTCAAAGATATAAAAGCTGCCTTTCCGCTTCCGGCCCAAGTCCTGCCGTTACAAGGCTCGGCCAAACCAGATGACCCGACCGACGACGTGCACCTCAGATCGGTCCATGTCGTGCCAAGTTGGATAAGCTGGGTTGTCGCTGGCGATTGTGATTTGTCGGCCACCAGGCTTGATAGCAATACGCTTAACGACCAGAGCATCATCAGCGCGCAAAACGTAGATTCCATCGCGCAATCGTGAGCCATGGTCTGACGCGTCGACCAGGACCTCGTCACCATCGCTGAGCGTGGGCTCCATCGAGTCACCCTTTACGCCGACGATCGACAGGCTGGCGCTCTTGGCCGACGTCAGGTGCCGCAGCCACCGCTCATCGAACCCGAACCGGGTGTGTGCAGTCTCACTGGCAGCTACCGCGCCGAATCCAGCAGATGCTTCCACATCGAGAACGGGGATCTCGACCATACCATCATTGACTGGATTGGCGGGACCGCCGAGCACTTGCTCATCGACGCCGAAGAAGCAGGCAAGTGTCTTTCGGTCTTCGTCATCGAGCTTTCGCGGTGAACCGCGCTTGATGAATTGCTGCACATAGGCAGGGTTGCGGCCAAGCAGCCGCGATATCGAGGCGTAGCCATATCCGCCCTTGAGGATCAGCCGGTCGAGCTCTTCCCTGACATGTTCCATCTGTCTGTCCTTCGAATCTCAATTGTAGGAATTTTCCTAGACTCGCGGATGTGATCCTACTAAGAACATAACAAGAACACAAGGGATTTGCGAGTCGGAGCGAAAGGGTTATGACCTTGCTGGAACGGATCGAAAAGCATCTGAAAGATCACCATATTTCGGCAACGCGCTTCGGCCGGCGCGCAGTTGGCGATCCTCGATTCGTACTCGATCTCAGGCAAGGGCGAAGGCCGCGTCGACGAACGCTTGAACGGCTGGAAGCCTATCTGCAGTCAGTCGACGCTAGAGATCCTCAAGGTTCTATCAGGAATAGGTCCTGCGCTCGACAAGTTGCTCATAGCGACGGGCAACATTCTGCCAAAGTCTTGCCCCGTCCTGCTCGCCGGCCTGGTATAGCTGATCGATCTTCGACGCAATGAATTCACCTCCGGCGTCGCCATGGTGCTTATCCACCCACAGCGCCATGCCCCAAAGCTCCTGATCACGGGTGAGCATCAGAAGAGTGACCCGATGCCTGCGATGAGCATAAGGACAATCGGAATACCCAGCAGCCATGCTTCGAGCTTCAATTTCCATTCCCGCTCGTTGCCCGGCAAGGGATCGTCACTGTCCGGCCAGATGCGCATCAGCACCATGGCTCCCTGCGTCCGGACCAGGTTCGTGCTAGTCCTTCCGCGACCAATTGGTCGCCGATCGAGCGGCCATCGCGCATCAGGACACGGAGCTTACGACCGTACTGGTCTTCGTCTCGATTACCGATTGGAACGGCGGAGAACTCTCCCTGATTGAGCAGAACCACCAACCTGTCGCGTGCCCTTATGCCGAGATCGTATTCGATATCGCATCTTGGCTGCGAAATTTCAGGCGTGTCGATATCCGCGATCCTGATCTTCACGCCTTCGAGCCAGATCGTGTCGCCATCGACAACGCAGGTGCGCCTGACCATGCCGCAAACGGCAAAGCTGTGCTTGGTTCGTGCCTCAGCGATCGCCGAACCAAAAGGCCAGTAGATGCCAAGAATGCCGCCCAGAATGCCAACGAGTAAGCCTCCGGCAACAAGCAGCGCAAGGCCGCGCCGTTTGCCTTGCTTCTGTCGGAGAACTCCTGCGTGAAAATCGAAGACATTATTCTGAGGTGATCTTCCTGCCATGCCAACTCCTTTCATTTTCGGGCCTGCAAGCCAAGATACCGTGCTCGCTTTTCCGATGATTTTCGGCTATTTTCTCAGCAACAAGATGGGGCTGAGAAGAGGAGAGGGCGGCTCCCTTCTTGTGAAGGAGAATGAGCGATGAACGATCCAGACGACACACCCCCGGGCGGCAAGGAGGGCTGGGAGGGCTTCCGCGAAGTAGATCGGGCCATCGCCGAGAACCGTCTCACTTCCTACACCTGGAAAAAGACCTGGGCTGACCCGTGGGGCAAGCTTGGATTGATCCTGTTCGGGGTCCTGTTCCTCGCCTTTTTGATCTATGTGATCATCTACGACGGGCTGATCTGAGCTACCATTCCTTCACATCGTCGGCCGCCTCAGCCGAGGCTCCCTTGGCATCGCGAGTCTTGCCATCGAGGTATCCTTTGACGGTCCCGATCCGCCGGTCCCCTTGTTGTTGGACCCGACCTACATTCCGGGCGATGTCTTCACGCTCGCTTGAGGGGGCGCCAAGGCTCCCTGGTACCCCGCCAAGCCGTACCGATCCCCGCACGCCATCTGCGCTGCTCACAGCGGGTCGAGCGACGGACGCAAAGGGCGGCAGAGCCAGGTCATCTGAGATCTCGGCATTGAGCTGGTTCGCATAGCTTTCGACGAACCGCGCCTGGAGTTTCTGGCCCCGCGCACTCATCTGGAAATCGATGTCGTCGAAGCGCACCGGCCCATAGTAGTCGCGGTTACCATCGATCTCCGCCATGCCCCATTCGCGATAGGCCTGGCTGAGGTTGAGCGTGCCTGCGGCATTGGCACTTTCGTACCAGCTTGCCTGGTTCTCGAGGCGGCTGGCGATCTCCTCGGCTCGGCGCGCTTCGCGGGTGTAGCTCTGCGCTTCGGTGATCGACGTGGTGATCCCGGCCGAGCTGCTTGACACCAGCGCCTCCGAACTCGAACTCGTTTCACGCAGGAAGCCTTCGCGCGTGCTCGACCAGCTGCGACTGTCCGAGATCTGGCTCAGCGCGCCCATGATGCGCGAGCGATCCTCGGAGGCGATCCCGATATCACTGTCAGTCCAGGTCTGGTTCCGACCACCCTTTAACCCGAGGGTGCCCTTGATCGAGCCTCGTTCTCCTTTGACCCCGAGACCGGCATCCCCGTTCAGGAACCAGGACACAGTAATGTCGTCGGCCGCGCGGCGCGACAGCCCGAACTGCTGCTGGAGTGTTTTCGAGGCGTTGTCGACTTCGCTGAAGGCGCTGCCGATGCTGTCGCTCGTTGACGTGCCACTGACGCTCTCGTTCGAGCGCGAGCGGGTGTAGGCATCGCGCAACTCGCTGAAGCGGGTGACAGCCGAGCTCGTCGATTGCTGGGCAAGGTTCGAGAATGTCTCGCTCTGGCCGCGGCTCTGGCTCGCCATGGTCGCAAGCCGGCTCGAGAAGTCCTGCCCTAGCGTTGGTGTGAACGGATAGCTCGAGGTCGGCACAGTCGCGAACTCGGCCTGCGGGAAGCCGGTGGTTTGGGTGCCGTTTTCGCCCGTCGTTCGCGTCTGCGCGGCGCCGTAGCCAATGTTGGGAGCAAGGCTGGCTTGCGCAAACTGGCGCGAAAACACGTTCGAGTTCTCAAGGCTGGAATTGCCGAGCGAAATATTGCCGGTGCTCGCTTCGCGCGCCGCCTCTTCTGCCGCGTTCTGGCTCGGATTGAGGTAGCTGGTTGCCTGGCCCGATATTGCGAGCGCGCCCCTGGCGACGCCGCCTGCAAGGAACGGTATCGATGCGACGAGGTAGCCGGCCAGGATCCCGATATCGTTGTTGACGTCGGTCATGCCGGAGAAGGTCGCGAGGCTGAGACCGGTTGCGCCGCCCGCTGCCGCCACATCGCTCGCGCCCTTGAGCATCAGGATCATGTGCAGGATGACGAACAGCGGCCCCCAGGCTGCCAGATAGAAGAAGCCCGTGACGTATCCTCTGAGTGCGATCGGTCCGGTCTTGGGCATCAGGAACAGCGGGAAGAGCACCGGAAAGAGCGCGTAGAATACGACCGTCAGGACGACATTGAGGATCGGGACCCACTTCATCGCGTTATGCGCGATCGAGGAATAGGTCCGTTCGGTCTGGATATCGGCGCGGGTCTGCGCGAACACATCGACGCTCGATGCGCCGCTTGCTCCGGCGAAGCCATGCATCGCCTGGTTCATGGCGTTGATGGTCAGAACCTGGCGGAAGATGCTGCTTGCATCCTTCGAGACGCCGGTGAGGTATTGATAGGCAATCGGCAGGTCGGCAATGAGCTTGGCCGTCGCGAGCGCCTCGGTCTGCCGGGGGTAGAGCTGGCGCCCGGCGACCCGTGTCATCTCATCAATAAGCCCGGCCCACTGGTTGGAGAGCGCAGTGTATGCTTCGCGGCAGGTGATGATCGTGGCCGTGACGCTATCATCCGCCTGCCGGGTTACGAAGCGCTGTGCACGCGCGGCACTGCCGGGCGCAATCGTCGCCCAGATATCGTTGCTTTCGGACAGTTCCTTCATCGAGTAGCGGCCGAGGAGCAGGTCGTAGAACACGCATTGCCGCACATGCTCGTCGAAATTGGCGGCAAACTCGGGATCGGCAATGCGCAGGGACCGTGTCGCTTCGAGCAGGCGCGCGCCATAAATCATGCCGTTCTTCGAGTAGTTGAGATCGTCGGGGAGGCCGAAGACGAGCTCGGCGGAGCGGGTAAGGTAGTCGCCTGCCTGACTGGTGAAGCTTGCCATGAGCGCGAGCCCGAGCGGGACATTGGCGACTGTCGCCGGAGCGAGGCTCGGATTGACACGGTCGGTGACCTGCACATCCATGCGCGGCACCATCAGGCACATGTAGATGAGTGTCGCGCCGAGGAACCAGTTGAGCCAGGCGCGCCAGTCCTGGTTGAACGCGACGACAATGACCGCAAGCGCCATGCCCATGACCAGCGCCACCTGGATCAGGCTCTTGTAGCCACCGGCCCCGGTCCACGCGGCGACGGCGTTCAAGACATTGACGATGTATTCGCCGCCGCCGGTTGTGAAGATCTCGACCATGGTGCCCGCCTCAGGGGATAATCGAGCGCGACTGGAGCCCGCGCGACCAGTCGAGCGCTGCCGACATCGAGGGCGACATCGAGGCGGCAAGGGCGTTCTCGATCATCGCCGTTTTCTCGATGATCTGCATGATAGCGGAGACCTTGGCCTGTCCGGTGGCCTGTCGCTGGACGAGCCCCGAACGCACCTCAGCAACCTGGCCGCGCCAGATCGCGAGCTTGGCTTCGTCGGCGGCGATGAAGCTCGCCATCGAGCGCCCGGCTTCCGACACGATCCGGTCGAGGATGGCATAGAGCAGGTCGATGCTGGCGATCTCGGCGAGCGTGTCGCGGTCGTCAGTCGGCATTCCGCGCCCATAGGCGGCCTGGACGGTAAGGATCTTGTACAAGGGGACCGAGGCGACCTGCAGCAATTCCTTTTCGGCATTGCCGATCGCGGTGTCGGCCCGGATCGCATCGACCATGTTCCCGATCAGGAGCGTGACCCGCGGGCGGATGGCCTTTGCATTCGATAGGCTCATCTGCTCGAAGGTGGGATTGAGGCAAAGATCGGTCTCGTCGCAGCGGAAAACGCGAACAGTCTGGCCCTGCGTCCCGTCGAGCAGTGCGCTCACCAGGGTGGATGAAGCATCGCCTGCGAAAGGCACGAACTTGCCTGCCTCGTCGTCCTTGGGCGGCACATAGATCACCGTGCCGATCAGCGTCATGGCGTATTCGGCAAGCTCGCGGTCGAAAGTGCCGCCGGGATTGAAGAAGGCGCTCTTTTTCAGGACGTGCCAGGTGTAGTTGCGCGCGACGCCGGGATTGACGTCAGCATAGTCGGTGCCGGCGCTGTCGTTGGTTGAAGCGCGTTGTCCGCGTGTGCCGCAGCCATGCTTGGCTGCGGCGTAATCCGTGAAGATCCCTTCCGAATTGCCGATCGCCTCGCAGATTGCCTTGTCGGCCAGATCGCCCTTGGGCCAGATGCCGCCGACCAGCCCCTGCGCCATTTCGCAGGAGTTGATCGAGAGATTGTTCATGAGTTGAGCCTTCTGCGAAAACTCCTGCATGATCTTGTTGCACTCGGGACAGACGGTGTCGATCGCGAGGCTGAAAGCAAAGCCGACCGCGTTGTTGGCGACGGCTTTCAGGAGCGCGACCATCTCGCTCGCATTGATGAAGGAAAAAGACCCGGCAAAGATATCGATGCCTCCGCAGCCCGCCCTTACGCGCGGCAGCTGGAGATTGGCGATGTTGGTCGTCTTCTGAGGGAAGCGTGTCCAGACATTGCCGAGGCTGTAATATCCCGCCGACTGGCCTTCGAAGGCGGTTGGGCCCGTGACATTCGCCGCCGCCCCCATGTCATCCATGAAGCGGTCCATGCTGTCGCCAACATTCGCGGCGACCGGTGAGGCAACCATGCTGGCGGCGGCGAGGGTCAATGCCGCATTGCGGATGCTAGTAATCATGTCCGGCTTCCTTGGAGGTGAGAAGGTAGATGCGGTCCTGCAGCTCGTCGGCCGAGAGCACGCCGTAGCCGATCGGAATCGGGCGTTTGGTCACGCTGTCCCACAGCACCAGGGCGGGGGTGGCTTTGCCTTCGAGACCAAGCTTGCCGCGCTGGTTCGTCTCGACCCGATAGTCGGGAAAGTGTCTCGAGGGTCCGCCATCGGTCGAGATCGCGCGTACGGTAATCCGCCATCGGTCGGCGACGCCTTTGACGATCGGGCCCATCACTTCGCACGGGCCGCAGGTCGAACTGAAGAAATAGAACAGGCCGTAGCGCTGCGAGAGCGTTGCCATGACGTGATCGCGCTCCGCGCTGCGGGCATCCTGCCACTGCTTCTTGGCGACCGCTCCG
This is a stretch of genomic DNA from Erythrobacteraceae bacterium WH01K. It encodes these proteins:
- a CDS encoding conjugal transfer protein TraG N-terminal domain-containing protein; translation: MPPRCRPRCRQRSTGRAGSSRARLSPEAGTMVEIFTTGGGEYIVNVLNAVAAWTGAGGYKSLIQVALVMGMALAVIVVAFNQDWRAWLNWFLGATLIYMCLMVPRMDVQVTDRVNPSLAPATVANVPLGLALMASFTSQAGDYLTRSAELVFGLPDDLNYSKNGMIYGARLLEATRSLRIADPEFAANFDEHVRQCVFYDLLLGRYSMKELSESNDIWATIAPGSAARAQRFVTRQADDSVTATIITCREAYTALSNQWAGLIDEMTRVAGRQLYPRQTEALATAKLIADLPIAYQYLTGVSKDASSIFRQVLTINAMNQAMHGFAGASGASSVDVFAQTRADIQTERTYSSIAHNAMKWVPILNVVLTVVFYALFPVLFPLFLMPKTGPIALRGYVTGFFYLAAWGPLFVILHMILMLKGASDVAAAGGATGLSLATFSGMTDVNNDIGILAGYLVASIPFLAGGVARGALAISGQATSYLNPSQNAAEEAAREASTGNISLGNSSLENSNVFSRQFAQASLAPNIGYGAAQTRTTGENGTQTTGFPQAEFATVPTSSYPFTPTLGQDFSSRLATMASQSRGQSETFSNLAQQSTSSAVTRFSELRDAYTRSRSNESVSGTSTSDSIGSAFSEVDNASKTLQQQFGLSRRAADDITVSWFLNGDAGLGVKGERGSIKGTLGLKGGRNQTWTDSDIGIASEDRSRIMGALSQISDSRSWSSTREGFLRETSSSSEALVSSSSAGITTSITEAQSYTREARRAEEIASRLENQASWYESANAAGTLNLSQAYREWGMAEIDGNRDYYGPVRFDDIDFQMSARGQKLQARFVESYANQLNAEISDDLALPPFASVARPAVSSADGVRGSVRLGGVPGSLGAPSSEREDIARNVGRVQQQGDRRIGTVKGYLDGKTRDAKGASAEAADDVKEW
- a CDS encoding conjugal transfer protein TraH — its product is MITSIRNAALTLAAASMVASPVAANVGDSMDRFMDDMGAAANVTGPTAFEGQSAGYYSLGNVWTRFPQKTTNIANLQLPRVRAGCGGIDIFAGSFSFINASEMVALLKAVANNAVGFAFSLAIDTVCPECNKIMQEFSQKAQLMNNLSINSCEMAQGLVGGIWPKGDLADKAICEAIGNSEGIFTDYAAAKHGCGTRGQRASTNDSAGTDYADVNPGVARNYTWHVLKKSAFFNPGGTFDRELAEYAMTLIGTVIYVPPKDDEAGKFVPFAGDASSTLVSALLDGTQGQTVRVFRCDETDLCLNPTFEQMSLSNAKAIRPRVTLLIGNMVDAIRADTAIGNAEKELLQVASVPLYKILTVQAAYGRGMPTDDRDTLAEIASIDLLYAILDRIVSEAGRSMASFIAADEAKLAIWRGQVAEVRSGLVQRQATGQAKVSAIMQIIEKTAMIENALAASMSPSMSAALDWSRGLQSRSIIP